Proteins found in one Palaemon carinicauda isolate YSFRI2023 unplaced genomic scaffold, ASM3689809v2 scaffold82, whole genome shotgun sequence genomic segment:
- the LOC137637540 gene encoding serine/threonine-protein kinase grp-like → MAGAVVEFVVGWNVVQTLGEGAFGEVKLLINTDTGEAVAMKMVDLVKHPDAVDAVRKEICIHKMLKHTNIVKCFGSRRENAMQYMFLEYAAGGELFDRIEPDVGMPPHEAQKYFRELISGVEYLHSRGVTHRDLKPENLLLDENDRLKITDFGMATLFRHQGKERELDRKCGTKPYMAPEVLLRSYRAEPADIWSCGVILVALLAGELPWDEPTFSCQEYISWKDKDCSLFTTTPWTKIDNLALSLLRKVLNTVPRHRASIPQITGHQWFNKNFMKSSGIRTGESLTPGTKRMCSELERANSAMDDLSTRMICSQPEAPSVVTIDAGGQANVKIGMMSFSQPAQPDQLLLSQMTQGTQASQTPLQRLVKRMTRVLVRTSFPDTITHLEALFTKLKYTHRCHTANVLTVTTLDRRGAQLVYKATVIDMGQHILVDFRLSKGCGLDFKRHFIRVKEGLSHIIVKGPVTWNMAMATNMLPA, encoded by the exons ATGGCTGGGGCAGTTGTGGAGTTCGTTGTGGGGTGgaatgttgtccagactcttggaGAAGGGGCCTTTGGAGA ggTCAAATTGCTGATAAACACAGACACAGGGGAGGCAGTGGCTATGAAGATGGTGGATCTCGTCAAACATCCCGATGCTGTTGATGCCGTCCGAAAGGAAATCTGCATCCACAAAATGCTGAAGCATACGAACATAGTGAAGTGTTTTG GGAGCAGACGAGAAAATGCCATGCAGTACATGTTCCTGGAGTACGCTGCAGGAGGTGAACTCTTCGATCGCATAGAGCCGGACGTTGGTATGCCTCCTCACGAAGCCCAGAAGTATTTCCGGGAACTAATCAGTGGTGTG GAATATCTGCACAGCAGAGGCGTCACTCATCGGGACTTGAAGCCCGAGAACTTGCTGCTGGACGAAAATGACCGCTTGAAGATAACGGACTTTGGCATGGCAACTCTCTTTAGACATCAAGGGAAG GAACGAGAACTGGATCGGAAGTGTGGCACCAAACCTTACATGGCTCCGGAAGTATTACTGCGTTCTTACAGGGCAGAACCGGCTGATATATGGTCTTGTGGTGTGATTCTGGTCGCGCTGTTGGCAGGTG AGTTGCCATGGGATGAACCAACCTTTTCTTGCCAGGAGTACATTTCGTGGAAGGACAAAGACTGCTCGCTCTTTACAACCACTCCTTGGACCAAGATCGATAATTTGGCTCTCTCCCTTCTACGAAAG GTCCTTAATACCGTCCCACGGCACAGAGCATCGATCCCTCAGATCACAGGCCATCAGTGGTTCAACAAAAACTTCATGAAGTCCAGTG GAATAAGAACTGGAGAAAGCCTTACGCCGGGCACCAAGCGTATGTGCAGCGAGTTGGAACGAGCCAACTCTGCGATGGACGATTTGTCGACGAGAATGATCTGCTCACAACCGGAAGCTCCGTCAGTCGTTACAATAGATGCCGGT GGTCAGGCCAACGTAAAAATCGGTATGATGAGCTTCTCGCAACCAGCCCAGCCAGACCAGTTGTTGCTGTCACAGATGACGCAAGGAACGCAGGCTAGTCAGACCCCACTTCAAAGACTTGTCAAGAGAATGACCAGAGTTTTGGTGAGGACTAGTTTCCCGGATACCATCACACACCTAGAAGCTCTCTTCACCAAGTTGAAATATACTCATAGATGTCATACTGCTAATGTT CTAACGGTTACGACATTGGATCGTCGTGGAGCGCAGCTGGTTTACAAAGCAACAGTAATAGACATGGGACAACACATACTGGTAGACTTCAGGTTATCGAAGGGTTGTGGCTTGGACTTCAAAAGACATTTTATTCGCGTCAAGGAAGGGCTTTCTCACATCATTGTCAAAGGTCCTGTCACCTGGAATATGGCAATGGCAACAAATATGCTTCCAGCTTGA